The Deltaproteobacteria bacterium genome has a segment encoding these proteins:
- a CDS encoding class I SAM-dependent rRNA methyltransferase, whose product MEIAAVNRITRILGGHLWVFSNELFTSPKNFTPGSLVELTDRKGNFLGIGYVNPQSLISIRILTRKREEIDLQFFKRRIEAALDYRKRVIGEKSSFRAVYSESDFLPGLIVDKYGDCLSLQFLTLGMEAISGMVIEALEEVYKPSSIVLRNDSSIRSLEGLPLEKKVLKGSIDPLPRLEEDGAVLEVDPMSGQKTGFFLDQAENRRSFASFATEGDGLDLFCYTGAWSISLAGSGMRMRGVDSSDYAIGQARRNAALSGLTERCEFIKADVFEFMKEEAEAQKRYDCIVLDPPAFVKSKARTAEGLKAYTDTNAACMRLLRPGGLFATSSCSYHVDRAMFLEMLRAAGKKAGRQARIIEIRSQAKDHPVSLAVPETEYLKCVLMEVI is encoded by the coding sequence ATGGAAATAGCTGCTGTAAACAGGATAACCCGTATACTGGGCGGGCACTTATGGGTCTTCTCGAACGAGCTCTTCACGAGCCCCAAGAACTTCACCCCCGGCTCTCTCGTCGAGCTTACGGACAGAAAGGGGAACTTCCTGGGCATAGGTTACGTAAACCCCCAATCCCTCATATCAATAAGGATACTCACCCGCAAAAGAGAAGAGATAGACCTCCAGTTTTTCAAGCGGAGGATAGAGGCGGCCCTTGACTACAGAAAGAGGGTAATAGGGGAGAAAAGCTCGTTCAGGGCGGTCTATAGCGAGAGCGACTTCCTCCCGGGCCTTATAGTAGACAAGTACGGGGACTGCCTGTCGCTACAGTTCCTCACCCTTGGCATGGAAGCCATCTCAGGCATGGTAATAGAAGCGCTCGAAGAGGTCTATAAGCCGTCTTCGATAGTCCTCAGGAACGACAGCTCCATCCGCTCGCTTGAAGGCCTGCCCCTTGAGAAGAAGGTATTGAAGGGCTCTATCGACCCCCTGCCGAGGCTCGAAGAGGACGGGGCCGTGCTCGAAGTGGACCCCATGTCAGGGCAGAAGACCGGTTTTTTCCTCGACCAGGCCGAGAACAGAAGATCCTTCGCTTCTTTCGCCACCGAAGGCGACGGGCTCGATCTCTTCTGCTACACCGGGGCCTGGAGCATTTCGCTCGCGGGGTCGGGCATGAGGATGAGGGGTGTAGATTCCTCCGATTACGCAATAGGCCAAGCCAGGAGAAACGCCGCCCTCTCGGGTCTGACTGAGAGGTGCGAGTTCATAAAGGCCGATGTCTTCGAGTTCATGAAAGAGGAGGCCGAAGCGCAGAAGAGATACGACTGCATAGTGCTCGACCCCCCGGCCTTCGTCAAGTCAAAGGCACGGACAGCCGAAGGGCTGAAGGCCTACACGGATACGAACGCCGCGTGCATGAGGCTACTACGGCCGGGCGGCCTCTTCGCCACGTCCTCGTGCTCTTACCATGTGGACAGGGCCATGTTCCTGGAGATGCTACGCGCGGCAGGGAAAAAGGCAGGCAGGCAGGCCCGTATAATCGAGATACGCTCGCAGGCAAAGGACCACCCGGTCTCGCTCGCGGTCCCCGAGACCGAGTACCTGAAATGCGTGCTGATGGAAGTGATTTGA
- a CDS encoding anion transporter, producing MPPFDPVPGIILLAVFALIAVRQVGTLRLAIWQIMLGGALAALLSGSIGPSRALSSIDIDVMVFLFGMFVVGEAMVESRYLHHIADRLFRSARSASALVLYILFIMAFFSAVLMNDTVAIIGTPLMLSFAKKHGIKHKLLLLTLCFAITIGSVVSPIGNPQNLLIALHGGIANPFVTFFKYLAVPTIINLFLTFFVLRIFFREEFHAVRLLHPAEEVSDRALAWLCRLSIAVILIMVAIKVGSVFLEFDFGLKLTYIALAAAAPVMISSPRRLDILRKIDWHTLFFFASMFVLMASVWDSGLIQRLAAGWSGAGSHVSILALSVLLSQLLSNVPFVALYLPVLDVAGGALTDLMALAAGSTIAGNLLVLGAASNIIVIQNSEKNGVEGLSFLDFARVGVPLTIANTAVYWAYFELILHIPA from the coding sequence ATGCCTCCATTCGACCCCGTGCCGGGGATAATTCTTCTAGCCGTCTTCGCGCTCATCGCCGTAAGGCAGGTGGGCACACTGAGGCTCGCCATCTGGCAGATAATGCTCGGCGGCGCGCTTGCCGCCCTCCTTTCAGGCTCGATAGGCCCTTCACGCGCTCTCTCCTCCATAGATATCGACGTAATGGTCTTCCTTTTCGGCATGTTCGTGGTCGGAGAGGCCATGGTCGAGAGCAGATACCTTCACCATATTGCCGACAGGCTCTTCAGGAGCGCAAGGAGCGCGAGCGCGCTCGTACTCTACATACTCTTCATAATGGCCTTTTTTTCGGCGGTCCTCATGAACGATACGGTCGCCATTATAGGCACGCCTCTTATGCTCTCGTTCGCGAAAAAGCACGGCATCAAGCATAAGCTTTTGCTGCTAACGCTCTGTTTCGCGATAACCATAGGAAGCGTAGTAAGCCCCATCGGGAACCCGCAGAACCTCCTTATCGCGCTCCACGGCGGCATCGCGAATCCCTTTGTTACATTCTTCAAATATCTGGCAGTGCCGACAATTATCAACCTCTTCCTGACGTTTTTCGTCCTGAGAATATTTTTCAGGGAGGAGTTCCATGCCGTAAGGCTGCTGCACCCCGCGGAGGAGGTGAGCGACAGGGCGCTTGCCTGGCTTTGCAGGCTCTCTATTGCGGTGATCCTCATAATGGTCGCAATAAAGGTCGGCTCTGTGTTCCTGGAGTTTGATTTCGGGCTGAAGCTCACCTACATAGCCTTGGCTGCCGCCGCCCCGGTCATGATCTCAAGCCCAAGGCGCCTCGATATACTAAGGAAAATAGACTGGCACACCCTCTTCTTTTTCGCGTCCATGTTCGTCCTCATGGCGAGCGTCTGGGATTCGGGGCTCATACAGCGGCTTGCGGCCGGATGGTCCGGGGCCGGGTCGCACGTCTCGATACTGGCCCTGAGCGTCCTACTAAGCCAGCTACTCTCGAACGTGCCCTTTGTCGCGCTTTACCTACCTGTGCTCGACGTGGCAGGGGGGGCCTTAACCGACCTCATGGCCCTTGCCGCCGGGAGCACCATAGCAGGGAACCTCCTCGTACTCGGCGCGGCGAGCAATATCATAGTTATCCAGAATTCCGAGAAGAACGGTGTTGAAGGCCTATCCTTTCTCGATTTTGCCAGGGTGGGCGTGCCGCTTACAATCGCCAACACCGCCGTCTACTGGGCGTATTTCGAGCTTATCCTTCATATACCAGCTTGA
- a CDS encoding adenine phosphoribosyltransferase, producing MVDQLKQAIRDVPDFPKKGILFKDITTLCKDASSFQRMVDLMGHRYVGKRIDLVVGIEARGFVVGAALAYKLGAGVILVRKPGKLPHKTHKASYALEYGTDSLEIHQDAIEPGQNVIIADDLLATGGTAAAVAGLVKSMGANIVECSFIVELDELKGREKLAPHPVFSLLSY from the coding sequence ATGGTAGACCAGCTCAAGCAGGCCATCCGCGACGTTCCTGATTTCCCGAAGAAGGGGATACTCTTCAAGGACATAACTACCCTCTGCAAGGACGCCTCGTCTTTCCAGCGCATGGTGGATCTCATGGGCCACAGGTACGTCGGGAAACGCATAGACCTCGTCGTAGGCATAGAGGCGAGGGGGTTCGTAGTGGGCGCCGCCCTCGCTTACAAGCTCGGGGCAGGGGTAATACTTGTCAGGAAGCCCGGGAAGCTCCCGCACAAGACCCACAAGGCGAGCTACGCGCTCGAGTACGGCACTGACAGCCTTGAGATACACCAGGACGCTATCGAGCCGGGCCAGAACGTAATAATAGCCGACGACCTCCTTGCTACCGGCGGGACGGCGGCGGCCGTCGCAGGGCTTGTTAAGAGCATGGGGGCCAACATAGTAGAGTGCTCTTTCATAGTCGAGCTCGACGAGCTCAAGGGAAGGGAGAAGCTCGCCCCGCACCCGGTATTCTCGCTCCTTTCGTACTGA
- a CDS encoding sigma-70 family RNA polymerase sigma factor, whose product MEKHDGSNPGNFIRKHARNGSEGSDGFSTDSVKFYFNTIKKFPLLKPAEEKLLAKRIMKGDQEARRRMIEANLRLVVNIAKKYMNRGFPLQDLIEEGNIGLIKSVERFRASKGCKFSTYATYWIKQSIERAIANQANVVRLPIHVTADISKLCRATRELTMALSREPDWSELAERTGFSGRYVKKLDSIGKKSYSLEAFLPDGSEQSLLDRLEDQATLPQVDLLDCKRKAERVNAWLATLEENERSVIKLRFGIGNGGPETLEAIGKAFGVTRERVRQIEVKALGKLKSLARDRDKVASLDAL is encoded by the coding sequence ATGGAGAAGCATGATGGGTCAAATCCGGGCAATTTCATCAGGAAGCACGCCCGGAACGGCAGCGAAGGTTCTGATGGCTTTTCAACAGATTCTGTAAAGTTCTACTTCAATACCATCAAGAAGTTCCCGCTCCTAAAACCCGCCGAAGAGAAGCTCCTCGCGAAAAGGATAATGAAGGGCGACCAGGAGGCAAGGCGCCGAATGATAGAGGCGAACCTCCGGCTCGTGGTCAATATCGCGAAGAAGTACATGAACAGGGGCTTCCCGCTGCAGGACCTTATCGAGGAGGGCAATATCGGGCTTATAAAGTCCGTCGAAAGGTTCAGGGCCTCCAAGGGCTGCAAATTCTCAACCTACGCGACCTACTGGATTAAGCAGTCCATCGAGAGGGCCATCGCCAACCAGGCCAATGTCGTAAGGCTCCCCATACATGTCACCGCAGATATCTCGAAGCTCTGCAGGGCAACAAGGGAGCTTACGATGGCCTTAAGCAGGGAGCCCGACTGGAGCGAGCTTGCCGAGAGGACCGGTTTTTCCGGGCGCTATGTCAAGAAGCTCGACTCAATAGGAAAAAAGAGCTACTCTCTTGAAGCGTTCCTCCCGGACGGAAGCGAGCAGTCGCTCCTCGACAGGCTCGAGGACCAGGCAACGCTCCCCCAGGTAGACCTTCTCGACTGTAAGCGCAAGGCCGAAAGGGTGAACGCCTGGCTCGCCACCCTCGAAGAGAACGAACGGAGCGTCATAAAGCTCAGGTTCGGCATAGGGAACGGCGGCCCGGAGACCCTCGAAGCAATAGGCAAGGCCTTCGGAGTTACGAGGGAGAGGGTGCGCCAGATAGAGGTAAAGGCATTGGGGAAACTTAAGAGCCTAGCCAGGGACAGGGACAAGGTCGCTTCCCTTGATGCGCTCTGA
- a CDS encoding M23 family metallopeptidase, translating into MFFLSTPFHRIVSLLLLFSFALLSIQGCAGPGVYHTVNRGETLWRISKTYGVELQEVAEINNIKDPTDIKAGAKIFIPGVSKVRKVKPYSPPASGAKEETGRIVVEKGRFIWPVKGSVISHFGMRNGVRHGGMDIKAEEGASVFAADAGEVVFVDTSMRGYGRIIILRHADDFYSVYAHNRENLVNHGEKVEKGARIATVGRSGNASTPHLHFEIRQGKTVRNPLFFLP; encoded by the coding sequence ATGTTTTTTTTGAGCACTCCCTTCCACAGAATCGTTTCACTGCTTCTCCTTTTTTCTTTCGCGCTTCTCTCCATTCAAGGCTGCGCCGGTCCGGGCGTATATCACACCGTTAACAGGGGAGAGACCCTCTGGAGGATATCGAAGACTTACGGGGTGGAGCTACAGGAGGTCGCCGAGATAAATAATATCAAAGACCCCACGGATATCAAGGCAGGCGCGAAGATATTCATTCCCGGAGTATCGAAAGTAAGAAAGGTCAAGCCCTATTCGCCGCCGGCTTCCGGCGCAAAGGAAGAGACCGGACGCATAGTAGTGGAAAAGGGGCGGTTCATATGGCCCGTTAAAGGGAGTGTCATCTCGCATTTCGGCATGAGGAACGGTGTGCGGCACGGCGGCATGGACATAAAGGCAGAGGAGGGGGCGTCTGTCTTCGCCGCGGATGCGGGCGAGGTCGTCTTCGTCGATACTAGCATGCGCGGGTACGGGAGGATAATCATACTAAGGCACGCGGATGATTTTTATTCCGTCTATGCGCATAACAGGGAAAACCTTGTAAACCACGGTGAAAAGGTGGAAAAAGGCGCCCGGATAGCGACCGTCGGGCGTTCCGGGAACGCTTCAACGCCGCACCTCCATTTCGAGATCCGCCAGGGGAAGACCGTAAGGAACCCGCTTTTTTTCTTGCCATGA
- a CDS encoding TIGR00725 family protein: protein MVIGVIGYGLEDEALNELAEKTGALIAEAGCVLVNGGLGGVMRASARGCRSKGGLTVGILPGLDPGEANEYIDIPVSTGMGEMRNALIVRAASALIAIGGGYGTLSEIALALKSGKQVIGIKTWDVSAEVIKTESPVEAVRLALKAGGF, encoded by the coding sequence CTGGTCATAGGGGTCATCGGCTACGGGCTTGAGGATGAGGCTCTGAACGAGCTCGCCGAGAAGACCGGGGCGCTAATAGCCGAAGCCGGGTGCGTTCTTGTGAACGGCGGCCTCGGAGGCGTCATGAGGGCCTCGGCAAGGGGCTGCAGGTCAAAGGGAGGGCTCACGGTCGGCATACTCCCGGGGCTCGACCCGGGCGAGGCCAACGAATACATAGACATTCCTGTATCAACTGGCATGGGCGAGATGAGGAACGCGCTTATAGTAAGGGCGGCCTCGGCGCTCATAGCAATAGGCGGGGGCTACGGCACACTTTCGGAGATAGCCCTTGCGCTAAAGTCCGGGAAGCAGGTCATTGGCATAAAGACGTGGGACGTATCCGCCGAAGTGATTAAAACGGAAAGCCCGGTCGAGGCTGTTAGGCTCGCGCTTAAGGCGGGCGGCTTTTAG
- a CDS encoding protein-L-isoaspartate(D-aspartate) O-methyltransferase translates to MKKAGAGQAALRIKRDIYERSRRHMLDTQLIPRGIRSSAVLDAMLAVPRHLFVDEALHSQAYSDYPLPIGEKQTISQPYMVAFMAESLGLAGTERVLEIGTGSGYQAAVLSLLAGKVYSVERISKIADRARKLLDSLLCRNVVIRVGDGTMGWPDEAPFDAVVVAAGSPEVPQALVDQLKPGGRLIIPVGGEDSQKLLRITRKAGGAATETLGACRFVKLIGKAGWREEKDRA, encoded by the coding sequence ATGAAAAAGGCCGGGGCCGGACAGGCGGCGCTGAGGATAAAGAGGGACATATACGAGCGGTCGAGGCGGCACATGCTCGATACCCAGCTCATACCGCGCGGCATAAGGTCCAGCGCGGTGCTTGACGCCATGCTGGCCGTCCCGAGACACCTCTTCGTGGACGAGGCCCTCCATTCGCAGGCATACTCCGACTACCCGCTCCCCATAGGAGAGAAGCAGACGATATCCCAGCCCTACATGGTCGCCTTCATGGCCGAGTCGCTCGGGCTTGCCGGGACCGAGAGGGTGCTCGAGATTGGGACCGGCTCCGGCTACCAGGCGGCCGTCCTTTCGCTACTTGCCGGGAAGGTATATTCGGTAGAGCGGATATCCAAGATCGCCGACAGGGCGCGGAAACTCCTTGATAGCCTCCTTTGCCGTAACGTCGTCATAAGGGTAGGCGACGGCACAATGGGCTGGCCTGACGAGGCCCCGTTCGATGCCGTCGTCGTCGCAGCGGGCTCGCCCGAGGTGCCGCAGGCCCTCGTAGACCAGCTCAAGCCCGGCGGAAGGCTCATAATCCCGGTCGGGGGGGAGGACTCCCAGAAACTACTGAGGATCACCAGAAAGGCCGGGGGCGCGGCAACGGAGACGCTCGGCGCGTGCAGGTTCGTAAAGCTCATAGGCAAGGCCGGCTGGAGGGAAGAGAAGGACCGTGCCTGA
- the surE gene encoding 5'/3'-nucleotidase SurE, translating into MKKKVILVSNDDGIRSEGILKLASALRRVGTVYVVAPDREKSAASHSLTLHRPLRVEGAGTRMFAVDGTPTDCVTLAVNGILPERPDIVVSGINKGGNMGEDVSYSGTVSAAMEGTLLGIPSIAVSLLEKDGYDFGYAAAFAARLARHVIKQGMPRDTLLNVNVPAEAPKGYRITTQGKRFFSDAVVEKVDPRGKKYYWIGGDLERWEGGADADFRAVHDGYVSITPIHLDMTNYRSLTELRGWKIR; encoded by the coding sequence ATGAAAAAGAAGGTCATCCTGGTCTCGAATGACGACGGCATACGCTCTGAAGGGATACTTAAGCTAGCCTCGGCGCTACGGCGCGTGGGGACTGTATATGTGGTCGCCCCGGACAGGGAAAAGAGCGCGGCAAGCCATTCCCTTACGCTCCACAGGCCGTTGAGGGTAGAGGGGGCGGGGACGCGGATGTTCGCGGTCGACGGCACCCCTACCGACTGCGTTACGCTTGCCGTGAACGGCATTCTCCCCGAGAGGCCCGATATCGTCGTATCGGGCATAAACAAGGGCGGCAACATGGGCGAGGACGTATCCTATTCCGGAACGGTCTCCGCCGCAATGGAGGGGACCCTTCTCGGGATCCCGTCGATAGCCGTATCGCTCCTTGAGAAGGACGGCTACGACTTCGGGTATGCCGCGGCCTTTGCCGCGAGGCTTGCAAGGCACGTGATCAAGCAAGGGATGCCCAGGGACACGCTACTTAATGTCAATGTCCCGGCCGAGGCTCCCAAGGGATACAGGATTACGACGCAGGGGAAGAGGTTCTTCAGCGACGCCGTGGTCGAGAAGGTGGACCCCAGGGGCAAGAAATACTACTGGATAGGCGGCGACCTCGAAAGGTGGGAAGGGGGCGCGGACGCCGACTTCAGGGCCGTGCATGACGGCTATGTCTCCATAACGCCCATACACCTCGACATGACCAACTACCGTTCCCTCACGGAGCTTCGGGGCTGGAAGATAAGATGA
- the glgB gene encoding 1,4-alpha-glucan branching protein GlgB, which translates to MNGVTFPLVFHDASHVTDHDIYFFKEGNHYKLYNKLGAHLSEVNGVKGVHFAVWAPNAESVSVMGDFNGWNTETHRLKVRDDWSGVWEGFVPGIGHSTLYKYFIKSRFHGYRVQKGDPFAFHWECPPKTASVVWDLSYEWGDQEWMLKRRERNALDKPISIYEVHLGSWRKVPEEGGRSLSYREMAVQLADYVKEMGFTHVEFLPIMEHPFYGSWGYQTLGYFAPTSRFGTPQDFMYLVDYLHQNDIGVILDWVPSHFPGDEYGLSYFDGTHLFEHSDPRKGFHPDWASYIFNYGRHEVRSFLISSALFWLDKYHVDGIRVDAVASMLYLDYSREEGEWVPNEHGGRENIEAIGFLKRLNEAVYHEFPDVQTFAEESTAWPMVSKPTWLGGLGFGMKWNMGWMHDTLKYFSKDPVFRKYYHNQLTFSIWYAFTENFMLPLSHDEVVHGKGSLIGKMPGDEWQKHANLRLLYGYMYGHPGKKLLFMGGEFGQVREWTHDESLEWHVLAYGCHAGVKRWVADLNRLYRTDPALHELDFSDEGFEWVDFHDWENSVISFLRKGRDLKDTVLVVCNLTPVYRERYRIGVPEGGWWQEILNSDSEIYGGSGKGNLGGVDAEEITSHKRPFSLDISLPPLSAVFFKRKG; encoded by the coding sequence ATGAACGGGGTAACATTTCCTCTCGTATTTCACGACGCAAGCCACGTAACCGACCACGACATATATTTCTTCAAGGAAGGGAACCATTACAAGCTATATAACAAGCTCGGCGCTCACCTCTCCGAGGTCAACGGCGTAAAGGGCGTCCACTTCGCGGTCTGGGCGCCTAACGCCGAGTCCGTTTCTGTAATGGGGGACTTTAACGGCTGGAACACCGAGACGCACCGGCTCAAGGTCCGCGACGACTGGTCGGGAGTCTGGGAGGGCTTCGTCCCCGGAATAGGCCATTCAACCCTATATAAGTACTTCATCAAATCGAGATTTCACGGCTACAGGGTGCAGAAGGGCGACCCCTTCGCCTTCCACTGGGAATGCCCGCCCAAGACCGCCTCTGTAGTATGGGACCTCTCCTACGAATGGGGCGACCAGGAATGGATGCTGAAGAGGAGGGAGCGTAACGCCCTGGACAAGCCCATCTCGATTTACGAGGTGCACCTGGGCTCGTGGAGAAAGGTCCCGGAGGAGGGCGGCCGGTCCTTGAGCTACCGCGAAATGGCGGTCCAGCTCGCCGATTATGTAAAGGAGATGGGCTTTACGCATGTCGAGTTCCTCCCGATCATGGAGCACCCGTTCTATGGCTCATGGGGTTACCAGACCCTCGGCTACTTCGCGCCGACCAGCAGGTTCGGCACGCCTCAGGATTTCATGTACCTCGTCGACTATCTACACCAGAACGACATCGGGGTCATACTCGACTGGGTGCCCTCGCATTTCCCCGGCGACGAATACGGCCTCTCTTACTTCGACGGCACGCACCTTTTCGAGCATTCCGACCCGAGGAAGGGCTTTCACCCGGACTGGGCGAGCTACATATTCAACTATGGACGTCACGAGGTGCGCTCATTCCTCATAAGCTCAGCGCTCTTCTGGCTCGACAAGTACCACGTGGACGGAATAAGGGTGGACGCCGTCGCGTCCATGCTCTACCTGGACTATTCGCGGGAGGAAGGAGAGTGGGTCCCCAACGAGCACGGCGGCAGGGAGAACATCGAGGCCATAGGGTTTTTGAAGCGCCTTAACGAGGCCGTATACCACGAGTTTCCCGACGTGCAGACCTTCGCGGAGGAGTCGACCGCATGGCCCATGGTCTCGAAACCCACATGGCTCGGCGGCCTGGGTTTCGGCATGAAATGGAACATGGGATGGATGCACGACACGCTAAAATATTTCTCAAAGGACCCGGTCTTCAGGAAGTACTACCATAACCAGCTCACCTTCAGCATCTGGTACGCCTTTACCGAGAATTTCATGCTGCCGCTCTCCCACGATGAGGTCGTGCACGGCAAGGGCTCGCTTATCGGGAAGATGCCCGGAGACGAGTGGCAGAAGCACGCGAACCTCCGGCTCCTTTACGGCTACATGTACGGGCACCCCGGGAAAAAGCTCCTCTTCATGGGCGGGGAGTTCGGGCAGGTAAGGGAATGGACTCACGACGAGAGCCTGGAATGGCACGTGCTTGCATACGGCTGCCACGCGGGCGTAAAGAGGTGGGTAGCGGATTTGAATCGCCTCTACCGGACCGATCCGGCCCTTCACGAGCTCGACTTCTCGGACGAGGGGTTCGAGTGGGTGGACTTCCACGACTGGGAAAACAGCGTGATAAGCTTCCTCCGTAAAGGCAGGGACCTTAAAGATACAGTGCTTGTCGTCTGCAATCTTACCCCGGTCTACCGGGAGCGGTACAGGATAGGCGTGCCCGAAGGCGGGTGGTGGCAGGAGATACTGAACAGCGATTCGGAAATTTACGGCGGTAGCGGAAAGGGGAACCTCGGCGGCGTGGACGCGGAAGAAATCACGTCGCACAAAAGGCCCTTCTCGCTCGATATTAGCCTCCCTCCCCTATCGGCTGTCTTTTTCAAGAGGAAGGGTTAA
- a CDS encoding PQQ-dependent sugar dehydrogenase, translated as MLKLAHISVLLLAALLPSSLFGETLAPVRLEVPEKFRKGIFTTERTLEAVPGLKVSVYAAGVPGARFMAVRTDGVIFLSSPSEGNVLALPDKDRDGVADEIIVFARNLKRPHGLAFRDGTLIVAETGSLIALEDASGDLKADVKRILSQDVPAGGGHWTRTVVAGPDNSLYVSAGSSCNACMEADKRRAAVLRFTDSKAEIFATGLRNSVGIMFHPETGELWGVDNGRDSIGDDIPPEELNLIRKGGDYGWPFCYGSRVPDPELGSPERCKDTIPPVVEMQAHSAPLGIAFGYGLDFPNRLRNALYVAFHGSWDREVPTGYKLSAIPFTKGKPSGAPFDVVTGWLVEGEAWGRPVDAVVGKDGALYVSDDRAGAVYRITYKPKP; from the coding sequence ATGCTTAAGCTTGCCCACATATCAGTCCTCCTTTTGGCGGCCCTCCTCCCTTCATCCCTTTTCGGGGAAACACTCGCTCCTGTCCGTCTCGAAGTCCCTGAGAAGTTCAGAAAGGGCATATTCACCACTGAAAGGACCCTTGAGGCCGTTCCGGGGCTAAAGGTCTCGGTATATGCGGCCGGGGTTCCAGGAGCCCGGTTCATGGCAGTAAGGACCGACGGAGTGATATTCCTTAGCTCCCCTTCGGAAGGCAACGTCCTGGCGCTGCCTGACAAAGACCGAGACGGCGTGGCGGACGAAATCATAGTGTTCGCCAGGAACCTCAAGAGGCCGCACGGCCTTGCCTTCAGGGACGGCACGCTCATAGTCGCCGAGACCGGGAGTCTCATAGCCCTTGAGGACGCTTCAGGCGACCTAAAAGCCGATGTGAAAAGGATACTCAGCCAGGACGTGCCCGCGGGCGGCGGCCACTGGACGCGGACCGTCGTGGCCGGGCCTGACAACTCGCTCTATGTGTCAGCCGGATCGAGCTGCAATGCCTGCATGGAGGCGGACAAAAGGCGGGCGGCGGTCCTGAGGTTTACGGATTCGAAAGCGGAGATATTCGCGACCGGTCTCCGAAATAGCGTAGGTATCATGTTCCACCCGGAAACGGGCGAGCTCTGGGGCGTGGATAACGGGAGGGACAGCATCGGAGACGACATCCCGCCCGAGGAGCTTAACCTCATAAGGAAAGGCGGGGATTACGGCTGGCCTTTCTGCTATGGGAGCCGGGTGCCTGACCCGGAGCTGGGGAGCCCTGAGCGGTGCAAGGATACCATACCCCCGGTTGTTGAGATGCAGGCCCATTCCGCTCCCCTGGGGATTGCCTTCGGCTATGGCCTGGATTTCCCGAATAGGCTTAGAAATGCCCTTTATGTAGCCTTCCACGGCTCATGGGACAGGGAAGTTCCGACCGGCTATAAGCTATCGGCAATACCTTTTACGAAGGGAAAACCTTCCGGCGCTCCGTTCGATGTCGTGACCGGCTGGCTCGTGGAAGGTGAGGCATGGGGAAGGCCGGTAGACGCGGTAGTGGGCAAAGACGGCGCGCTTTATGTGTCAGACGACAGGGCAGGGGCGGTGTACAGGATAACATACAAGCCAAAACCCTGA
- a CDS encoding dienelactone hydrolase family protein yields MRLVSDSGSLVYIPSGRVRLEGALAVPDGAEGIVLFAHGSGSSRHSPRNNYVAGVLRKAGLGTLLMDLLTRDEDIDYETRFDIGLLAERLDAATTWLAEEDATKSLRIGYFGASTGAAAALRSAARTGDAIGAVVSRGGRPDLAMDALQMVKSPTLLIVGGRDDIVIELNRKAYEKIAAEKEMVIVPGATHLFEEPGALEEVASLAARWFKKYLKPLSR; encoded by the coding sequence ATGAGGCTTGTGAGCGATTCCGGATCTCTAGTATACATACCGTCCGGCAGGGTAAGACTCGAGGGCGCGCTTGCCGTCCCCGACGGCGCGGAAGGCATAGTCCTTTTCGCGCACGGGAGCGGCAGCTCACGCCACAGCCCGAGGAACAACTACGTGGCCGGGGTCCTGAGGAAAGCCGGGCTCGGGACACTCCTCATGGACCTACTTACGAGGGATGAGGACATCGACTACGAGACCCGGTTCGATATCGGCCTCCTTGCGGAAAGGCTAGACGCGGCTACAACCTGGCTCGCCGAAGAGGACGCGACAAAAAGCCTGAGGATAGGGTACTTCGGCGCGAGCACCGGCGCTGCCGCGGCACTCCGGAGTGCCGCAAGGACCGGAGACGCCATAGGCGCGGTCGTCTCCAGGGGAGGCCGGCCCGACCTCGCGATGGACGCCCTGCAAATGGTCAAATCCCCGACGCTACTCATCGTAGGCGGAAGGGACGATATCGTGATAGAGCTCAACAGGAAGGCCTACGAGAAGATAGCCGCGGAAAAGGAGATGGTCATTGTCCCCGGCGCTACCCACCTTTTCGAGGAACCCGGCGCTCTGGAGGAGGTCGCAAGCCTCGCTGCCAGATGGTTTAAGAAATATTTAAAGCCCTTGTCAAGATAA